The genomic segment CCGAGAGAATCGGAACGGCGAGAATGCGCGGCACGGCTTCAGAGTTCCGCCAGGGCCCGGCGATGCAGGTCGGCGCTGTCCTTGCCGTAACAGCAGAAAACGACGCCGATCAACCCGGAATGGCGCGCGAGCGATTGCGCGACCGCGCGCACGGCGATGCCCGCCGCGCGTTCGGCGGGAAAACCGTAGATGCCGGTCGAGATGGCGGGGAAGGCCACGGTGGCGAGCTGATGCCCGGCGGCGAGCCTGAGAGATTCGCTGTAGCACGAGGACAGCAGCGCGTCCTCGTTCTCATTGCCGCCTTTCCAGATCGGCCCGACCGCGTGGATGACGTAGGGCGCCTTTAGGTTGTAGCCCTTGGTGATGCGCGCGCCGCCGGTCGGGCAAGGGCCGACTTCCGCGCACACTTCGGCGAGAAGCGGGCCGGCCGCGCGGTGAATGGCGCCGCAAACGCCGCCGCCGGGCGCGAGTTGCTCGTTGGCCGCGTTGACGATCGCGTCCACATCGAGGGTGGTGATGTCGCCTTCGACGACTCCCATGCGATCGATAGACATGGGATAAATATAGCATTCTCGC from the Rhodospirillales bacterium genome contains:
- a CDS encoding macro domain-containing protein, whose protein sequence is MSIDRMGVVEGDITTLDVDAIVNAANEQLAPGGGVCGAIHRAAGPLLAEVCAEVGPCPTGGARITKGYNLKAPYVIHAVGPIWKGGNENEDALLSSCYSESLRLAAGHQLATVAFPAISTGIYGFPAERAAGIAVRAVAQSLARHSGLIGVVFCCYGKDSADLHRRALAEL